In Zea mays cultivar B73 chromosome 7, Zm-B73-REFERENCE-NAM-5.0, whole genome shotgun sequence, the following proteins share a genomic window:
- the LOC100383107 gene encoding uncharacterized protein LOC100383107, translating into MASLRASRCAPGSCSSLFSGLRALAPLLARRPSPTAPGRSSLLSSSCAAPSSLLSSSVCARPYPLLLRVATSLPSSPASPWHGRLRPPSPPSPAGAHRPRPRVVGPLQRRSSLTEPWSLYLCSTTTSPQPLWGLVISRVLLWAHASLLEHQSEFGSSAAVLLSFLLHMFGPSMSTYSVVASRASTCPSHRRRPAWPLLCPCGAPARRRLVSSSALPSPARAPFFMALGSAESSSAMASSSLPRLSGVWPAPSLLLSATRPAACVCCATSRPRWARE; encoded by the coding sequence ATGGCTTCCCTACGCGCTAGCCGCTGCGCGCCCGGGTCCTGCTCCTCCCTCTTCTCTGGCCTCCGCGCCCTAGCCCCTCTGCTCGCTCGGCGCCCATCTCCTACGGCGCCTGGCCGAAGCTCCCTGCTCAGTTCCTCCTGCGCCGCGCCCAGCTCCCTCCTCTCAAGCTCTGTGTGCGCGCGCCCATATCCCCTGCTCCTGCGCGTCGCAACTTCCCTTCCGTCGAGCCCTGCATCTCCATGGCACGGACGTCTGCGTCCTCCATCTCCTCCTTCCCCAGCAGGTGCCCATCGTCCCCGACCTCGCGTGGTTGGGCCGCTCCAGCGCCGGTCGTCGCTTACCGAGCCATGGAGTTTGTACTTGTGCTCGACCACCACTTCGCCCCAGCCGCTGTGGGGTTTGGTCATCAGCAGGGTGCTGCTGTGGGCACATGCCTCCCTCCTCGAGCACCAATCGGAGTTCGGGTCGTCAGCCGCTGTGCTGCTCAGCTTCCTGCTGCACATGTTCGGCCCATCAATGTCTACTTATTCGGTGGTCGCATCTCGCGCTAGTACTTGCCCAAGTCACCGCCGTCGCCCAGCTTGGCCTCTGCTCTGTCCCTGCGGCGCTCCAGCTCGTCGGCGCTTGGTTTCCAGCTCGGCCTTGccatcccccgcgcgcgccccattTTTCATGGCACTCGGCAGCGCAGAGTCTTCATCAGCCATGGCGAGTTCCTCGCTGCCACGGCTGTCCGGTGTTTGGCCCGCGCCGTCCCTGCTCCTCTCGGCGACTCGGCCAGCTGCTTGCGTGTGCTGCGCGACCTCGCGTCCGAGATGGGCGCGTGAATGA